The nucleotide sequence TTATGCTCTGTTCGTGACTACGGCAAGCGCACAAGTCCAAAATGCCGCCCCGACCGACAGTACCAATTTTCAGTTTCCACTGATCAAAGGCCACGGAGGAATTATTGCAGTCCCAGATGCGAGCCAGCAGCCTAAGATGGATTCCAAGGTACTGCTTGACATCACCTCCGACGAGAAGTCTGGGGGCATAATCAAGGGGTTAGACCGGGCGGCCTTGATCCTCAATCAATACACTCAGGCAGGCGCCGGGACTGATAATGGTTTCAAGATGGCATTGGTTTTGCATGGCCCTGCGACCAAAGCGGCTCTGAGCCATGAGGCCTATAAGAAGCATTCCAAACCCTATGCGCGGTCGTTGGGGACTGACAAGAATCCGAATCTGAAATTGCTCCAAGAGCTTAAGAATCACGGCGTCGAAATTTTCGTCTGTGCCCAAGCTTTGGCGCACCATGGTTACGCCAGGGGCGAAGTTGCGGAGCCTGTGAGGATCGCCGTTTCCGCGGCCACAGTGAATATCAACAAGCAGATGGAGGGGTACGCTTACATCCCTTTCTACTAGTGCTACAGCGCCTGAACGATTGCTCTTTTACGCTAAAGTAATTTTGGAGTATAACATCCATCGTTTGACCGGTTTTTCTGTAGCTGGGAGGTTCAAGGATGGACGTGAAAGCGATTGAGTCGCTGATGCCGGAGCTGGAATCTTTTGTGAGCCGCTACCTGTCTCACTTTGGACGGGTGCAGAATCATGCGCATGCGATGACGATCTAGCAGGGACTGCTGGCTGGCGGTGACCGGCGGAACGTGGAGAACATGGCTGAAACAATCGAAGGTGGCCGACAGGCCGTAACTTCGGTTTGGTGGTCCACACCCTGGCATCGCACGATGTCTCCACGACATACCACTTTCCCAACTCCCGAACGGTTTGCACAAATACCGGGCTGGTGCCGTAAATACTGTCGCCACAGACCCATTGAAACGGTACGCCCTCAATGATTGCCTGCTGGATCATTTCGCTGGCCAATTCCTGCTTGCTGCGAAAAATGACGCTGGAGGGAACACCGGCTTGCGCGAGACGCTACTTATCTATTATCCATTGTTCAGGAAGACACAGCCGACGATCGATCAGCGTTTCGCCTTGCGAACTGCAATAACTCACAAAGACGCCCACCTGGCAGTTGTCGACACGACCGAGCGTTCCCGAATATTGCCGGGCTACCCCCACGGACTGCTTGCCCTTCTTGGGGAAACCAGTCTCATCAACGATCAGAAGACCATTGTCTTCGCCCAGGGCTTCGCAGACATGTTGCCGAAGTTCTGTAAGCACCTCCTGATCGGACCAGACGGCCTGGGCAATGAACTTCTGCAATGTGCGTACTACCCCATGGGACAGATTCAACCCCAGACGCCTCAAACATACTCCTTTCCCATTCCGGGCTCAAACCTGAAAGCAGCGAACTTGCTCGAATTTCAGGTTTCAGAAGAGGATGACGGAATGAGTCTGAACAGTCCTCTGCTGACGGTTCAGGGAAACAGGGTGTATGACCCGCGAGATGCCGCGATCAGAGAAATTCGCACCGGTCACTGGGGCCAGGGCGCTGCCGACTGGGGCGGCTTTCTGGTGGGTACGTCGGCGCAGCTGGAAGAATCCCCGTTTCAACGAAAGCAGAACGAATTCTGTTTTGTTTTAACAGAGACAAAATGATCTCGCGGGCGACTTACTTTACGCTGGCCGGTAAGCAGCTGTCTGCCTCCCCCTGTTTAAGCGGAGCGGCTGTAACTACACCGTGGGCAATCAGAACCTGCTCTTTCTGCGAAACAACTGTGCCACGTATGTGGACATGGATCAAAAGAAAGAGTTCAGTCTGCGGAACCTGCGATCGGGGTGCAGCAACAGCCTGGTCGCCGCCGACGGTCTGTTGAGCGTGCCCTGTTTCTCGACCGGCTGCATTTGCAATTACCCGCTGCAGACCTCGTTCGCGATGGTGCATCAACCGGAAGTCAGCCAGTGGACGACTGACGATCCGATTGACGTCAAAGCTCTGCGGGACGAGCAGACTTCACTGACGCCACCGATTCCCCTGGAAACGGCAAAATGAAATCGCGCAGATTCGATCAAACAGAAGGTTCAATTTCTCTGCCTACTTTATTTCTGAAGTAAACTGAAGCAGAAAGGAAATCAATCCCCCTAAACAACTTCAGTGTTTTCGTTTTGTGCCACTATTGGTGCATAAAAAAAGCCGGAGAATAATCCCCGGCATCAAGCAGTTAACCTACTTGTGACTCTGTAACCGGCGGAGACGTTTGAAGTTCAGTTTACACACAAGAGTAATTGATATTACCCAGTAACTCCACCCATCGCTTTTGTGCTTGTGTTGCTGTCGTTTCTAGAAGAGGCGGATCAAGTTCCTGAAACCCTTGTAGAGCGGCAATACCACAAACCTTAGCGACGATGTCACCGTCGTTCTCTAGGGCCGGCCCCATTGCGTTTAACCAGCCGACAATAACCTCGCGGCTTCTTGTAGCTGGATCTACGGTTTGGTGGGCGCTAGCGAGTTGTTCTTTTAAATTCTCCCAGGAACGAGGAGCTATAAGATAGATGAGTTGATTGTTTGATCTACGAAGTTTAAAACCTAGTAAGGAGCTTGTGGTTTTCCGTAGATCGACAATACCATCTTCACCTTTTAGCTTGAGACTCGCACTGTTGAGAACTTGTCGAACTTTTATCAGGACTCGCTGGCCTTCGGACACGCTCTTGCAAAGATAAGTCAGATTATCAACATACCTGTACCAGAGCGGAAACGCGACTTCCGCATTTAGCGGCACGTCGTGTATATAATGTAACAATACATTGAGAGATTGGGGAGAGTAATTACTCCCCTGATCGATCCCTTTTTTTCTTTTCTGTGTCACCCCCTTCGCAATTGTCGAGATCAAATTTACTACAGAGTCATTAATCTTGATGCCATGCTTCTCTTTTAGCTCCAGTTGAGCCTGTTGGTGTGTTTTGACGATGTCCTTCACTTTGACATTATCAAAGGCCTTCCTTATATCTTCTATTGCTAAAACCCATCTACCTGTTTCTTCTACCGTTTTTTTAAGCTGTGCCAGCATTTTCCATGGGCTTCGATTTGTGCGATTTCCATATGATCCTTCCAAAAACAACTTTTCCAGTTGAGGAGCCAGCGTTTTGTCTAATGCCATGGACACTGATCGATCAAAGATTGAATTAATCTTCAAAGTCCTTTTTTCATCCGTCCCAGGCTTGGGGATCGGCACCTTTCTGGGAAATTGAGGTCGATAACGCCCTCTTAAAAGTGACTCTGACAGCTTGCGGAAAACCTTTGCACAGTCGGATGTCGAAATGTCAAAGTACGAGATGTCATCTTTCCCAGCCCCTAGTCCTCCATATCTGCGGAGTTCCTGAAAACAATACAGAAGATACTCGTGATCGGCGATCTGCTTAAGTGTGATTACATTCGAGGATTTACCACTCTTTTGGTCACGTTTCTCTTTGCGATGCAAATAATAATCGTAGGCAGTGTCTATCTTGGGGAACTGTCGCCGTGCATAGGGGAGTAACATAACGGTTGCTCTATTCGGCTTCGAAGTAGCAAACAGTAATTCTCGCCTTTCAGTTGGCATCATAGACTCACCGTTCACAACCCAACCTTGATCCAGGTATTCTTCTTTCCGGTACTGAGACTGCTTCCGAAAATATGGGTGGTGTCGGTCAGCCATATCGATGATCGTAAAACTAGACGGTACTCGATCTCCGACAGTCAAACATTTTCGTGAAAACGGCGGCAATCCCGTACCGGCATCAGCCCGAATCAATACCCCATCGCAATTAATCTTTTGCAAGGCGGAACTGGTAATGATGATGTCACTAGATACAACTGATTGTGGTTTCTGCCCCTCTGTTAAAGCATGTTGAACCTGGGAGCCATGTGCATTAATGTCCGCAACCGATCCTGCAACGATAGGCCATCCTTTCAAGAACTTTAACAATCTGGCTGCGTGCTCAATATTTTCCACTAAGACTACTACTCTTTCTGAGACTTTTGGCAATAGTGGCTTAGAAAGTGACGGATATTTCGCACCAATTGCTCTGAAATCATCGTATGCTATCGCTTTAGCAAGGCCAGATATTAAACGGTTCCTTTTATCATTTCGCCATATTGCCTCGCGTTTCAATTTACACAAGGTCATTTCGTCCCTTGATGAGTATCTCCCTTTATATTCCAGAAAATTCACATTCGGAACCAGTTGTAAAAAACCATGCCGAGGAATATACAACCATTTTTGACCAAAAAACATATCCAGGAAGTCTACTTGCTGCTTAGATAACGCCAGAACGTCACTATGCAATGCATATAAGCGTCCTGTAATTTGGATAGGCCAGTCTTTTCTATTTACCGTTTCTGTGGGATTCAAGCAGATACATATAGAGCGTGATTCGGTCTGAACCTCATTATGCTTGAGTGCGTTATCAGTGGCTATCACGATTCGTCTTCCAGCCACTGGTTTTTTGTGTGTAGTCGCCACCGATACTTGATACAGCCCTCGTCTTTTAAGCTTATTAAAAAGCGTTTGGGCATCTCGTTGTCTGGTGACTATCACGACTATGGATTCTTCAGGCCATACCAATGCTATCTGGGCTATTAAGGATTCGACTTCCACCTCGTTTTTTCGGTATGCAATCACCCCGCGTTCATTCTGCTGAACGAATCGGATCATACGACGATCACTAGCTCTGTTACTGGATAATTTTCCCCATTTAGGTTCAGGGAGTAAATCTGGTCGCTGACCAGTAAGCTCTACTTCATATCCATTTTCTTCCAGGAATTGCTTTACCGGTTTCTCCAAACCAGCAAATGATTGCATAAATTCTTTGTTGAACCGATCTCTCATTTCCCAGACCAGAACGAACTGCATTTCTTCTACAAGAAACCCCTCAGACTTCGTTGCCTTAGCTAGTGGGTGTCCCGAAAGTAGCTTCGTACAGAATTTTACGTGGTAACGCGGCGGTAGTGGATCGTGGAGATTGTCGCTATCGGGTCTCTGCTGGCTGCGTTCGGGTGATTTTGGCGGGGATTTCGACTTCATCAGACAATGCCTCGCGTACGTTCTTCCCTGGTTTTGCTCTCTCGTATCGATCGCGACTGTCTCAGGCCGCTTTGCGGCGACTGTGAGCGGCGGCCGCGTTTTGATTCTCCCGGGCGATGAGCATCCGACCGAGCGTGTGCAGGTTTCGCCCCAGAATGCCCAGTTGCAGGTAGCGTTCAAAACCGATCTCCGAACGGTCGCGACATCGCTTCATCGCGTTCCCACTTTGCAACGCTCCGATCATTGATTCCACTCCCGAATGATTCTGCTGAGCTGACCGAAACTCGTCATCGGTCTGTTGAACCGCCGACTGCTTGACGCCGGGTCTGGGAAGACACAGGTGATCGACAAGCTCGGCGAGTTCCCTCTGGTTGTCGAGAGAATGAAATCCACGGTCGAATGACAGGCGCTTCACGCCGTTTTGAAAATCATTTTGCAAAGACTTCGTCTCACGGACTGCCACTTGTTTGTCGCCTTCATTGCGTTTCATTAAAACAGCGCGCACAACGAAGCCAGCCGCATCTTCGAAGATCAGAACCTGTCGACCAAACTGCATCGGCTGACCGGCCTTGCCACGTTTGTAAAGCTGAGTGTGCGGCTCGAAAATACTGAAGAGCTTGTCGCTGTTGGCAACTGCTTCGCCGTGGATGATACGTCGCCGGGTCGTGTCCGCGACGCGCTCTATGCGCACGATAAACGCCTGTAGCGTGTTCGGCCCGAACAGGTCGGCGCTCTCCGGCAGCCGCTGGCCGGTGACCAGGCAGAGGTCGCGGGCACGCTGCGTCAAGATGGCCGCTTTCTGCAGGAGTTCGCGGTAAAGCGGCTGGAGTCGCTTCTTGTAGCGGGGGCCTTTCTTTGTCGCGATGCGATTGATGTCTCGATTGAGTTGTTTGATTTTTTTCAAGAGGTGAGCATACTGACGCCATCCGTTCACGCCGTGTGCTTCGGCCAGTTTTACACACTGAGGAATGATTTTCCGCAGCCCGTCGTACAGCAAACTGCTTTCCGTGGGATAATGAATGTTCGTTTCCATCACGAACGAATCGGCCCGCACTTTTTCGATCGCCGTGGGATCAAACGTGTGTCCTGCACTGACGATGGCCTGGTTGATACGTGCAATGGTTTCCGGTCGCAGGAGTCGAATGTTGTTGCGGATGGTTCGCCATTTGAAGGGCCTGTCATCGCAGTCGCCGACTCCCATGATGCCGCGCAGCTTGCGGTGAATTTCAGCAAGATCCTGCAGCTGATCGAAGGTGAAGTTGCAGCCCAGTCGCACGGCTGCCAGCACACAGATATGCCAGTATTCCATCCCCGTTCGACCTGTGTCAGTGCGACTGTCGCTGTTAACGTCGGCGGCAATCCACTGCAGTATTTCATCGACAAGCCTGCGATCCGAATACAGGAACTGCAGTGCGCGAAGAATGGGAACGATGCGGTCCCGCGATTCCAGATTTAACGCTACCTGTTCGATCGGAACGCTGTCCAGTCGCAGCTGATTCGAGTATGATTTTCGCATCATTGGCTCCTCGAAGATTGAATGTGTTGATTCCGTTTTACTGGTCTTTTCAACAAGTAATACGAATCAATGCCTCATCTTCGAGGAGCGTTCTTACAATTTCACGCTATTATTTACGAACCAAAACGCTTTCGGATCAGACACTAGCTATAAAACGCATAACTGATCTGACTCTTAATCAGTAGGTTCTAGGTTCGATTCCTAGCGGGGGCACTTTGAAGCCTTGTGTTTGCTGCATTTGTGGCAACCCCAGGGCTTTTTGTTTTATATCCGGCTCATGCGGACATCATCAGTGTTCTGCTTTCAAGTTTCGGGGTATAATTAACAAACGCGGGGGTTCCAGACTTTTTTTATAAAGGGTCAATCAAGGAGATAGACAAGATGCTCACTTGTCCTGCCTGTTTTCAGACCATGGTCAAAATTAAGTCTGATTCAGAAGCGTCCGAAATAATGGTTTGTAAAAATAACCGTTGCCTGAAATCGATCTTTCACTCTGAGGCGAAATGCCCTGAATGCGGCGCACCCCCTGTCAAAATCTTAAGAGGCAGTAACCATTACACCTCTTATCTCTGTGAGAATTCTCACGAATTTTCCGAGCAGCTCAAGCCCGGACATGAACTTTATAAATAGTTCCTGCTCTCAATGTGCACTGCATCAATTTCACTGCATCAATTCGACTTGACTCCACCGCGCCAACATCGATAAGCGTTGTTTTGGGTCGCGCGCGTGTCGAGTTTACAGTGCACTGAAACACGCGACACTTGTTCGCAGTCATCACTATAAAACAGCCCCTTTTTTCCAGATAAGTAGTTCGCAGAACAGCACCTGTTCGTGATGTATGCCTGCGGGTCGACGCACTTCGCAGCCTTTCATCCCGGAACCGCCACTGCTCACACCAGCATCGGTCCAGTATCAACAAACATCGCCACCCGATTCTGATCAGCCCCTCTTGACGCCCCCGCGCCTCTATAGAAAATAATCCACCATGCAACGGTATCACAGTCACCAGCCACTCCAGATAGAAAAGCAGATTGAACACCAAAACAACGTACATTACTCAACGCCCTCTCATGCCGGTGGCACAGGTCGCTTGCCTGACGGTGCCCGAAAAACCTGTTCCCACTCCTGAAGCAGGGGTAAGCTCGAATGTAATTCGGGCCGAGCGGAGCGAGCAGGAAGTCGCAGCTACCACGTACAATCCAGAACCGGGATTCCTATATCCATTCGATACGGCCGGACAAGCCGGGCTGTGACACGGAAACCTCTATATTAATTGCAATGTGTCTTACAAAATCAGATATGCGTGTGGCACAGTTGGCTTGCCCCGACAGTGATTACGTAAACAGCATCACTACCTGGTTCACATCAAATTATAAAGATCGTCTCCCATACCCCACAGATGAAAATCCCGAACCACTGAATGCTCAAAAAGAATGAATAGAAAGGTGCCTGTGCCATTCGCCGTAGGCTGGTTCCCGATTAGCCGCAGGGCGTTAGCCTAATGGCACTTACTTTAAATTAAGCTGGTTACCCCAGCCGTTTGGCATGGGATTTGCGCAGGATTCTATTCTTGAAAATAGACTGCCAATTTGCCAGGAGTAATCACGCTGTGAAACAATCACCGGAACAGATTCTTGAATTCGATCGTGCCTTCGAACAACTTAAAGATTTGGTGGACTTACGCCAAGCCGATCAGCTGCATCCCAGGCGGCCCAATGCAATCTATACCGCCTGCGTTGTGCTGTGGATGCTGATTTTTCAACGCCTCAAACCAGATGCCTCACTCGAAGCGGCGGTGAAGCATCTGATTGAAAATCAACCTGACTACCTTCCTGAAAACAAACGATTAAGCCAGGGTACACTCTCGTCCAACAGTGCAGCATACAGCCGGGCTCGCAGC is from Gimesia maris and encodes:
- a CDS encoding DsrE family protein, with the translated sequence MTNDASTDRRDALENTGYPELCPVYRSCDWTLSDYSIELGIEVTSSYLGGLKMTRSTTLIFAYALFVTTASAQVQNAAPTDSTNFQFPLIKGHGGIIAVPDASQQPKMDSKVLLDITSDEKSGGIIKGLDRAALILNQYTQAGAGTDNGFKMALVLHGPATKAALSHEAYKKHSKPYARSLGTDKNPNLKLLQELKNHGVEIFVCAQALAHHGYARGEVAEPVRIAVSAATVNINKQMEGYAYIPFY
- a CDS encoding reverse transcriptase domain-containing protein; translation: MKSKSPPKSPERSQQRPDSDNLHDPLPPRYHVKFCTKLLSGHPLAKATKSEGFLVEEMQFVLVWEMRDRFNKEFMQSFAGLEKPVKQFLEENGYEVELTGQRPDLLPEPKWGKLSSNRASDRRMIRFVQQNERGVIAYRKNEVEVESLIAQIALVWPEESIVVIVTRQRDAQTLFNKLKRRGLYQVSVATTHKKPVAGRRIVIATDNALKHNEVQTESRSICICLNPTETVNRKDWPIQITGRLYALHSDVLALSKQQVDFLDMFFGQKWLYIPRHGFLQLVPNVNFLEYKGRYSSRDEMTLCKLKREAIWRNDKRNRLISGLAKAIAYDDFRAIGAKYPSLSKPLLPKVSERVVVLVENIEHAARLLKFLKGWPIVAGSVADINAHGSQVQHALTEGQKPQSVVSSDIIITSSALQKINCDGVLIRADAGTGLPPFSRKCLTVGDRVPSSFTIIDMADRHHPYFRKQSQYRKEEYLDQGWVVNGESMMPTERRELLFATSKPNRATVMLLPYARRQFPKIDTAYDYYLHRKEKRDQKSGKSSNVITLKQIADHEYLLYCFQELRRYGGLGAGKDDISYFDISTSDCAKVFRKLSESLLRGRYRPQFPRKVPIPKPGTDEKRTLKINSIFDRSVSMALDKTLAPQLEKLFLEGSYGNRTNRSPWKMLAQLKKTVEETGRWVLAIEDIRKAFDNVKVKDIVKTHQQAQLELKEKHGIKINDSVVNLISTIAKGVTQKRKKGIDQGSNYSPQSLNVLLHYIHDVPLNAEVAFPLWYRYVDNLTYLCKSVSEGQRVLIKVRQVLNSASLKLKGEDGIVDLRKTTSSLLGFKLRRSNNQLIYLIAPRSWENLKEQLASAHQTVDPATRSREVIVGWLNAMGPALENDGDIVAKVCGIAALQGFQELDPPLLETTATQAQKRWVELLGNINYSCV
- a CDS encoding ISNCY-like element ISPlma1 family transposase, with translation MRKSYSNQLRLDSVPIEQVALNLESRDRIVPILRALQFLYSDRRLVDEILQWIAADVNSDSRTDTGRTGMEYWHICVLAAVRLGCNFTFDQLQDLAEIHRKLRGIMGVGDCDDRPFKWRTIRNNIRLLRPETIARINQAIVSAGHTFDPTAIEKVRADSFVMETNIHYPTESSLLYDGLRKIIPQCVKLAEAHGVNGWRQYAHLLKKIKQLNRDINRIATKKGPRYKKRLQPLYRELLQKAAILTQRARDLCLVTGQRLPESADLFGPNTLQAFIVRIERVADTTRRRIIHGEAVANSDKLFSIFEPHTQLYKRGKAGQPMQFGRQVLIFEDAAGFVVRAVLMKRNEGDKQVAVRETKSLQNDFQNGVKRLSFDRGFHSLDNQRELAELVDHLCLPRPGVKQSAVQQTDDEFRSAQQNHSGVESMIGALQSGNAMKRCRDRSEIGFERYLQLGILGRNLHTLGRMLIARENQNAAAAHSRRKAA